The following coding sequences are from one Shewanella eurypsychrophilus window:
- the cobT gene encoding nicotinate-nucleotide--dimethylbenzimidazole phosphoribosyltransferase, with translation MFDISPLNCEFDDEIQHKIDDKTKPVGALGELEHLAKQLAQVLGKDKPQIIKPKLLVFAADHGIAASGVSIAPSEVTTQMVMNFINGGAAINVFCRQVGFELEVIDCGILQPLEGVEGIIDQRLGAGTAPIHLQAAMTLGAVKQGFEMARKRVEYHHQQGTNLLALGEMGIGNTSSAAAIMASIMKIKGADCVGRGTGIDAATLKRKQLLVEKALLIHEAELTDPLNILACLGGFEIVQMTGAMLAAAERKMLIVVDGFIATAAAMVAVQINKHVRDYMIFGHQSDERGHCLMMSHLQARPLLRLGMRLGEGTGAALALPIIQAAAGFYNEMASFSDAGIEI, from the coding sequence ATGTTTGATATTAGTCCACTGAATTGTGAGTTTGATGATGAGATCCAGCACAAGATAGATGATAAAACTAAGCCTGTAGGTGCCTTAGGAGAACTAGAGCACTTAGCGAAGCAGCTTGCTCAAGTGTTGGGTAAAGATAAGCCTCAAATCATTAAGCCCAAGCTGTTAGTTTTTGCCGCCGACCACGGTATTGCTGCATCTGGTGTCTCTATCGCCCCCAGCGAAGTGACGACTCAAATGGTGATGAATTTCATCAATGGTGGCGCCGCGATCAATGTGTTCTGCCGCCAGGTAGGCTTCGAACTAGAAGTGATTGATTGTGGCATTTTACAGCCATTAGAGGGAGTCGAAGGGATCATAGATCAACGACTCGGTGCTGGTACCGCTCCTATTCATTTGCAAGCGGCCATGACACTCGGTGCGGTAAAGCAAGGTTTCGAAATGGCGCGTAAACGAGTCGAATATCATCATCAGCAAGGGACGAACCTGTTAGCGCTTGGTGAAATGGGGATCGGCAATACTTCATCTGCTGCAGCAATTATGGCTAGCATCATGAAAATAAAAGGTGCCGATTGTGTGGGTCGTGGAACAGGCATAGATGCGGCAACGCTAAAGCGTAAGCAGTTGCTTGTTGAGAAGGCTTTGCTCATTCATGAAGCTGAGCTCACCGATCCGCTAAACATCCTAGCCTGCCTTGGTGGCTTTGAAATTGTACAGATGACGGGTGCCATGCTGGCTGCAGCAGAAAGAAAAATGTTGATTGTCGTCGATGGCTTTATTGCGACGGCTGCGGCTATGGTTGCAGTGCAGATAAATAAGCATGTGCGTGATTATATGATCTTTGGCCATCAGTCAGATGAACGCGGTCATTGCTTGATGATGTCTCACCTTCAGGCCAGGCCCTTACTTAGATTGGGCATGAGGTTGGGGGAGGGAACCGGAGCTGCGCTGGCATTGCCAATAATCCAAGCCGCAGCAGGGTTCTACAATGAGATGGCTAGTTTCAGCGATGCAGGGATTGAGATTTAA
- a CDS encoding FecCD family ABC transporter permease, whose product MTKSPATMAVPNKHLINNTKPISIANNELTAHPWLLLGLSVIVVCSLMFAASFGAANISALDTFNVLMKQTFGIGEVSTITQRIVMELRLPRVLLAFIAGAGLSIAGSVLQTVTRNPLADPYLFGISSGASFGAVVVLTLFSGSGLFSSSGLFEQFSWMTLPLGAFMGAGLSVAMVLGLCGRHMSSQIERMLLSGVAISFMFGALTSLLLYFSSPQAAASVLFWSLGSFSKASWAGLLSPFVVVTLCTGVILLFKRQIMAMRAGDETAHTLGINVSRLRIQMLLLCSAITAILVANCGGIGFIGLMVPHTVRMLLPGQFPLVTTALVGGLFMVWIDVLARTLLSHQELPVGIITAVIGSVFFLGILSRRR is encoded by the coding sequence ATGACTAAATCTCCAGCGACGATGGCTGTTCCCAATAAACATTTAATCAATAACACTAAGCCGATAAGTATTGCCAACAATGAGCTCACAGCTCATCCCTGGTTGTTACTTGGGCTGAGTGTCATTGTGGTCTGTAGCTTAATGTTCGCAGCGAGTTTTGGCGCGGCTAATATCTCCGCACTGGACACATTCAATGTACTGATGAAGCAGACTTTTGGGATTGGTGAAGTTTCAACGATTACCCAACGTATAGTGATGGAACTCAGGCTACCTAGGGTATTGCTTGCGTTCATTGCCGGTGCGGGTTTGTCTATTGCGGGGAGTGTGTTGCAGACCGTGACGCGAAATCCTCTTGCCGATCCTTATCTGTTCGGTATCTCTTCCGGTGCATCATTTGGTGCGGTTGTTGTGCTGACACTTTTCAGCGGCTCCGGGCTGTTCTCAAGCTCAGGGCTCTTTGAGCAGTTTAGCTGGATGACCTTGCCTCTTGGTGCTTTTATGGGGGCTGGTTTATCTGTGGCCATGGTGCTTGGCTTATGTGGTCGACACATGAGTAGCCAGATTGAGCGAATGTTGCTTTCGGGCGTCGCTATCTCATTTATGTTTGGCGCACTGACGAGTCTATTACTCTATTTCTCAAGCCCGCAAGCCGCAGCCTCTGTGCTGTTCTGGAGTCTTGGCAGTTTTTCTAAGGCTAGCTGGGCGGGGTTACTCTCGCCTTTTGTCGTTGTAACCCTATGTACAGGTGTCATTTTATTGTTTAAGCGACAAATAATGGCTATGCGCGCGGGTGATGAAACAGCACATACCTTAGGGATTAATGTCAGTCGTTTACGGATACAGATGCTACTGCTTTGTTCTGCGATAACAGCCATTCTCGTCGCCAACTGTGGTGGCATTGGCTTTATCGGTTTGATGGTTCCTCATACAGTGCGCATGTTGCTTCCAGGCCAGTTTCCTCTGGTGACGACGGCATTGGTGGGTGGATTATTTATGGTATGGATTGATGTCTTAGCACGGACCTTATTGAGTCATCAGGAGTTACCAGTAGGCATTATTACCGCCGTGATCGGTAGTGTTTTCTTCTTAGGGATCCTTAGCCGTAGAAGGTAA
- the cobO gene encoding cob(I)yrinic acid a,c-diamide adenosyltransferase: protein MSPEERKAERHKARQQRVKETVDAKIAAAQEEKGILLVLTGNGKGKSTSGFGTIARSVGHGKKAAVVQFIKGNWECGERTLLEGAGVDFHVMGTGFTWETQDREKDTQAAESAWEAAEVLLKDESIDCLMLDELTYMVSYHYLDVERVITALKNRPKMQHVIVTGRACHRAIIELADTVSEVQSLKHAFDNGIKAQPGFDY from the coding sequence ATGAGCCCAGAAGAGAGAAAAGCTGAGCGTCATAAGGCCAGGCAGCAGAGAGTAAAAGAGACCGTCGATGCCAAAATCGCGGCAGCTCAAGAGGAAAAAGGCATTTTATTAGTGCTAACAGGCAACGGCAAGGGCAAGTCGACGTCTGGATTCGGCACGATTGCACGTTCAGTCGGTCATGGTAAAAAAGCCGCGGTGGTGCAGTTTATTAAAGGTAATTGGGAATGCGGTGAACGTACTCTGCTTGAGGGGGCTGGCGTCGATTTCCATGTGATGGGTACCGGATTTACTTGGGAGACTCAAGACAGGGAAAAAGACACTCAAGCCGCAGAAAGTGCCTGGGAAGCCGCCGAAGTCTTATTGAAAGATGAGAGCATTGATTGTCTTATGCTAGATGAGCTGACTTACATGGTGAGCTACCACTACTTAGATGTTGAGCGAGTCATTACAGCGCTGAAGAACAGACCTAAGATGCAGCACGTGATAGTAACGGGTAGAGCGTGTCACAGAGCGATTATCGAGCTGGCAGATACAGTGAGTGAGGTGCAATCGCTCAAGCATGCGTTTGATAACGGAATCAAAGCCCAGCCCGGCTTCGACTACTAA
- a CDS encoding ABC transporter ATP-binding protein encodes MSLVSGLTSNSTSELALDVSDLSWQVDGRSILSHINFSVSAGEMLGIIGPNGAGKSTLLRCLYRYIQPDCGKIQLFERDIADFTSKAFAREVAVVLQDTPQHFELTTAQLVAIGLTPHKGPFGFTNAADRVLIADALEKVGLTDKASQCYEHLSGGEKQRALIARAIVQQPKLLILDEPTNHLDIRYQIQIMELLHSIGITVITSIHDLNLASAMCDSLLLLEAGKGIAYGTPQQVLTEETIGQVFGVCAQISQHPQHGNPQICYYYGYENGYENGYEKGHMKGHKNGFLKGDDNSDNKHHGHLGENHD; translated from the coding sequence ATGTCATTAGTTTCAGGCTTAACTTCAAATAGCACATCTGAGCTAGCATTAGACGTATCCGATCTAAGCTGGCAGGTCGATGGACGCTCGATCCTTTCTCATATCAATTTTTCGGTATCAGCTGGTGAAATGCTGGGTATCATCGGCCCCAATGGTGCCGGGAAGTCCACCTTGCTTCGTTGTTTGTATCGATATATTCAGCCAGATTGCGGCAAGATCCAGTTATTTGAACGAGATATTGCAGACTTTACGTCTAAGGCTTTTGCCAGAGAAGTGGCGGTAGTATTACAAGATACGCCGCAACATTTTGAACTCACCACTGCACAGCTGGTGGCAATCGGCTTGACGCCCCATAAAGGTCCTTTTGGCTTCACTAATGCTGCCGACCGCGTGTTAATTGCCGATGCATTGGAAAAGGTCGGTTTAACTGATAAAGCCAGTCAATGTTATGAACATTTGTCAGGCGGTGAAAAGCAAAGAGCCTTAATAGCACGAGCGATAGTGCAGCAACCAAAATTACTTATCTTAGATGAACCGACTAATCATTTGGATATTCGTTATCAAATTCAAATTATGGAGTTATTACATTCCATAGGTATCACTGTGATCACCTCCATTCATGACCTAAATCTTGCTAGTGCTATGTGTGACAGCTTACTGTTACTCGAAGCAGGTAAGGGCATAGCTTACGGAACCCCTCAGCAAGTATTGACAGAGGAGACGATTGGTCAGGTTTTTGGAGTCTGCGCCCAGATTAGTCAACATCCGCAGCATGGTAACCCACAGATCTGTTACTACTATGGTTACGAGAATGGCTACGAGAATGGCTACGAGAAAGGTCATATGAAAGGTCATAAGAATGGTTTTCTGAAGGGCGACGATAACAGTGATAACAAGCATCACGGTCATCTTGGAGAGAATCATGACTAA
- the cobU gene encoding bifunctional adenosylcobinamide kinase/adenosylcobinamide-phosphate guanylyltransferase, protein MIHLVLGGARSGKTRFGMQAAKMCSDKGFQCVYIATAQALDDEMSDRIKRHQQERDADNVNWLTTETPLELVTALREFAREDRVIMVDCLTLWLTNHLLLDDSTTVFADPEHRWSKEKQQLLDILPQLPGEIYLVSNEVGCGIVPLGEISRRFVDEAGWLHQDIATIADTVTLVTAGIPMRLKG, encoded by the coding sequence ATGATACATCTGGTATTAGGTGGAGCTCGTAGCGGTAAAACTCGCTTTGGAATGCAAGCGGCTAAAATGTGCAGTGATAAAGGCTTTCAGTGTGTGTATATCGCTACCGCGCAGGCTCTCGATGATGAAATGAGTGACAGAATAAAGCGTCACCAGCAAGAGAGAGACGCTGATAACGTGAATTGGCTGACTACAGAAACGCCGTTGGAGCTAGTTACTGCGCTGAGAGAATTTGCCAGAGAAGATAGGGTTATTATGGTCGATTGCCTGACTCTTTGGTTAACCAATCATCTATTGCTAGATGATTCGACAACGGTATTTGCCGATCCCGAACATCGATGGAGTAAAGAGAAGCAGCAATTACTCGATATTTTACCTCAGTTACCCGGTGAGATTTATTTGGTCAGCAATGAAGTCGGCTGCGGTATTGTGCCATTGGGTGAGATAAGTCGCCGCTTTGTTGATGAAGCGGGTTGGCTGCATCAAGATATTGCGACAATCGCGGATACTGTGACTCTGGTGACTGCTGGAATACCCATGAGATTGAAGGGATAA
- a CDS encoding adenosylcobinamide-GDP ribazoletransferase yields MDVLRKELTLFFIAMGFFTRIPMPTWVKVDGDSLNKANRYFGLVGVLVGALSALIYALSIQVLPVSVSILLAMMISVALTGAFHEDGLADTADGFGGGWKIADKLKIMKDSRIGTYGAVTLLLALFLKFQLLMELALYDPEMLVPALIIGHCLSRVLAASIIFTDTYVSDAYVSEEKGSKSKPLAQNQTINELLILLVTGGLALWLSGLTSTILIAASLFLLRWLLVSLFRRQIGGYTGDTLGAAQQVSELVCYLVLLAAIA; encoded by the coding sequence ATGGACGTGTTACGCAAAGAACTGACGCTATTTTTTATTGCCATGGGCTTTTTCACTCGTATTCCTATGCCAACTTGGGTCAAAGTTGATGGTGATAGCCTGAATAAAGCCAATCGGTATTTTGGTTTGGTCGGTGTGCTGGTGGGAGCGCTTTCGGCCTTGATATATGCATTAAGTATTCAGGTATTGCCAGTCTCTGTCAGCATCTTACTGGCAATGATGATTAGCGTTGCGCTTACCGGTGCTTTTCATGAAGATGGTTTGGCTGACACGGCCGATGGATTCGGTGGTGGCTGGAAGATTGCCGATAAGCTGAAGATCATGAAGGATTCTCGCATAGGGACTTATGGCGCAGTGACCTTGTTATTGGCCTTATTCTTAAAGTTTCAGCTATTGATGGAGCTAGCCCTTTATGATCCTGAGATGCTAGTGCCTGCACTGATCATAGGTCACTGTTTAAGCCGAGTATTGGCGGCAAGCATTATTTTTACCGACACTTACGTGAGTGATGCTTATGTCAGTGAAGAGAAGGGCAGTAAGAGCAAGCCATTAGCGCAAAACCAAACCATCAATGAGTTGCTGATCCTACTGGTTACTGGGGGGTTAGCATTGTGGCTGAGTGGACTCACTTCAACCATACTTATAGCGGCGAGTCTTTTCTTGCTTCGCTGGTTATTAGTATCACTTTTTCGAAGACAAATCGGTGGTTACACTGGTGATACCTTAGGGGCTGCACAGCAAGTCTCTGAGCTGGTTTGCTACCTGGTTTTATTAGCCGCAATAGCGTAA
- a CDS encoding histidine phosphatase family protein gives MSIEQSKGENTTVFYLLRHGECEGGKILRGHTDVAISPTGLFQMKTAFEQLTENHNVEFNHIFSSPLRRCSEFGLSLYLKSGVPLKLDSALKEINFGEWDGETLESLYQTNAQMIEMYWKNPWAMTPPDGESMLDFESRIDTLWQSVLTDYAGQTLLFITHAGVIRHLMSRALGVSGAAGFYTQLSLAYASVVKISVFSSAQGQFTKLHWGHD, from the coding sequence ATGTCTATCGAACAATCTAAAGGTGAAAATACCACGGTATTTTATCTGCTGCGACATGGTGAATGTGAAGGTGGCAAAATACTTCGAGGGCATACCGATGTAGCGATTAGCCCAACGGGCCTTTTTCAGATGAAGACTGCGTTCGAGCAGTTAACTGAAAATCATAACGTTGAGTTTAATCATATTTTTTCCTCTCCTCTGCGTCGTTGTAGTGAGTTTGGCTTGAGCCTTTATTTGAAGAGTGGCGTACCGCTGAAATTAGATAGTGCGTTAAAGGAGATTAATTTCGGTGAGTGGGACGGAGAAACGTTAGAGAGCCTGTATCAGACTAACGCACAAATGATAGAGATGTACTGGAAAAACCCTTGGGCAATGACGCCACCAGATGGTGAGTCTATGCTGGATTTTGAGTCAAGAATTGACACATTATGGCAGTCAGTATTGACGGATTATGCCGGACAAACCTTACTGTTTATTACTCATGCAGGAGTGATTCGTCACTTAATGTCCAGAGCGCTGGGTGTCAGTGGTGCGGCAGGTTTCTATACTCAACTGTCTCTCGCCTACGCCTCGGTAGTGAAGATTTCTGTTTTTAGCTCAGCTCAAGGACAATTTACTAAATTACATTGGGGCCATGATTAG
- a CDS encoding cobyric acid synthase, with product MNSDNRDAPKMGTAKTLMVQGTTSDAGKSTLVAGLCRLFARQGVKVAPFKPQNMALNSAVTADGGEIGRAQALQAIACGLPLDTDFNPILLKPSSDTGAQVIVQGKALDQMEAKDFFGPRGKNGERVNAMAAVLDSFSRLTHAYDVVLIEGAGSPAEINLREGDIANMGFAEAVDCPVIIIADIDKGGVFAHLVGTLALLSESEQARVKGFVINRFRGDINLLQSGLDWLEAYTQKPVLGVLPYLHDLHLDAEDALLASPLKTAKSKLSVLVLVTPRISNHTDFDPLRLNPQIEFNYVSMQTQAQSQSQGQSKSGVLPPADLIIIPGSKNVRDDLAFIKAQGWDIAIEKHLRYGGKVLGICGGYQMLGVAIDDPNGVEGTAGESDGLGLLPLVTELKPNKVLRQVTGEISLLGEQAEVKGYEIHCGQSLLLKTLSEGQVQPLSISAMDSRESPFSDGMLSEDGQVLGTYLHGLFDSPDACALLLKWARMSDAEPIDIDAIREQQLNRFAEQLKQDLDMENIEQILGTRT from the coding sequence ATGAACTCAGATAATAGAGACGCCCCGAAAATGGGCACAGCCAAAACACTTATGGTACAAGGTACAACCTCGGATGCTGGCAAGAGCACGCTAGTCGCGGGATTGTGCCGGCTATTTGCTAGACAAGGAGTCAAAGTTGCCCCCTTTAAACCACAAAATATGGCACTTAACAGTGCAGTTACTGCCGATGGTGGTGAAATCGGCCGAGCACAAGCGCTGCAAGCGATCGCTTGTGGCCTACCTCTAGACACAGATTTTAACCCTATCTTGCTTAAACCTAGCTCAGATACTGGAGCGCAAGTGATCGTGCAAGGTAAAGCGCTGGATCAGATGGAGGCGAAAGATTTTTTTGGGCCTCGAGGTAAAAATGGAGAGCGAGTTAATGCTATGGCAGCTGTGTTGGATTCGTTCTCACGCCTGACCCATGCCTATGATGTCGTGCTCATTGAAGGAGCGGGTAGCCCAGCTGAGATTAACTTGCGCGAAGGTGATATTGCCAATATGGGCTTTGCCGAAGCGGTGGATTGCCCAGTGATCATCATAGCCGATATTGATAAAGGCGGAGTGTTTGCCCATCTGGTAGGGACCTTAGCACTGCTTTCTGAGTCTGAGCAGGCAAGGGTAAAAGGTTTTGTGATTAACCGTTTTCGCGGTGATATTAACTTGCTTCAATCAGGGCTAGACTGGCTTGAAGCCTATACTCAGAAGCCCGTTTTAGGTGTGTTACCTTATCTTCATGACCTGCACTTAGATGCAGAAGATGCACTGCTTGCATCGCCACTAAAAACGGCTAAGAGCAAGTTAAGTGTATTGGTTTTAGTGACGCCTAGGATCAGTAATCATACGGACTTTGATCCCCTGCGCCTAAATCCTCAAATTGAATTTAACTATGTCTCTATGCAAACTCAGGCGCAGAGTCAGTCACAAGGCCAATCAAAAAGTGGTGTGTTACCACCAGCCGATCTCATTATTATTCCTGGTAGTAAAAATGTCAGAGATGACTTGGCTTTTATCAAGGCGCAAGGCTGGGATATTGCGATCGAGAAGCATCTTAGGTATGGCGGGAAAGTCTTGGGGATCTGCGGGGGCTATCAGATGTTAGGTGTGGCTATTGATGATCCTAATGGGGTCGAAGGCACCGCTGGTGAAAGTGACGGTTTAGGCTTATTGCCTCTGGTTACTGAGCTAAAACCCAACAAAGTCTTACGTCAGGTGACTGGCGAGATCTCGTTACTCGGTGAACAAGCCGAGGTTAAAGGTTATGAGATCCATTGCGGCCAATCTCTACTACTCAAGACACTTAGTGAGGGGCAAGTTCAGCCCTTGAGCATATCAGCAATGGACTCAAGAGAGAGCCCATTCAGTGACGGTATGCTATCAGAAGACGGCCAAGTGTTAGGCACTTATCTGCATGGCCTGTTCGACTCACCGGATGCTTGTGCCCTGCTACTTAAATGGGCCCGTATGTCGGATGCAGAACCCATCGATATAGATGCTATTCGTGAGCAGCAGTTGAATCGATTTGCCGAACAGCTGAAACAAGATTTAGATATGGAAAATATAGAGCAGATCCTAGGAACTAGAACTTAG